In one window of Notolabrus celidotus isolate fNotCel1 chromosome 17, fNotCel1.pri, whole genome shotgun sequence DNA:
- the LOC117828767 gene encoding vascular cell adhesion protein 1-like isoform X2, translating to MGVTAALSGKKLMANFSLSVFFLTGALADCPHVTNLHVSTPQEMEALSGSCLQIPCNFSAITEEELGQREIFGVWIKNNPYFGRRPENVVYNSSGTVKIYPMNITGNLRQKQCTTLFSHINSTHEDVYYFRIDFGVFKATALCDPPRITVRDSPHRPSMEIPGDLKEEESVTITCSALTPCPHSPPKLTWSLQSDSLNNMEENTDGTFTTQIQESITLSEHHDGYNITCSATYPVNEGRDVRTAEETKTLSVSYAPKNTSVSISPSGLVSAGTLVNLTCSSRAKPPVSRFTWFRISNNRPVMVSEGESYSLNVTEGGVYYCVATSDLGNQTSSSIHLNIEEPAGGSSSGALLGGIIGSVLLICLIVGIILAKTLQSWQL from the exons ATGGGGGTCACAGCAGCCTTGTCTGGGAAGAAGCTGATGGCCAACTTCTCACTGAGTGTCTTCTTTCTCACAG GTGCATTGGCTGATTGTCCTCATGTCACAAACCTCCACGTCTCTACACCTCAGGAGATGGAAGCACTGAGTGGATCTTGTTTACAAATCCCGTGTAACTTTAGCGCTATAACAGAAGAGGAATTAGGCCAGAGAGAAATCTTTGGGGTTTGGATTAAAAATAATCCCTATTTTGGCAGAAGACCTGAAAACGTGGTTTATAACAGTAGTGGGACGGTCAAAATCTATCCAATGAACATCACCGGAAACCTCCGACAGAAACAATGCACCACTTTATTTTCTCATATAAACTCAACACATGAAGATGTATACTACTTCAGAATTGACTTTGGTGTATTCAAGGCAACGGCTTTATGTGATCCTCCTCGAATAACAGTGAGAG ACTCCCCTCACAGACCGAGCATGGAGATCCCAGGagacctgaaggaggaggagtctgtCACTATAACCTGCTCAGCTCTCACTCCCTGTCCACACTCTCCTCCTAAACTCACCTGGAGTCTCCAAAGTGACTCtctcaacaacatggaggaaaacacagatggaACCTTTACAACTCAAATCCAGGAGAgcatcactctgtcagagcacCATGATGGATACAACATCACCTGTTCTGCCACATATCCTGTGAATGAAGGCAGAGATgtgaggacagcagaggagacaaagactCTCAGTGTTTCAT ATGCTCCTAAAAACACCTCAGTGTCCATCAGTCCATCAGGTTTGGTGTCAGCAGGTACCCTGGTTAACCTGACCTGCTCCAGCAGAGCCAAGCCTCCTGTCAGCAGGTTCACCTGGTTCAGGATCAGCAACAACAGACCTGTGATGGTATCTGAAGGAGAGTCTTACAGCCTTAATGTGACTGAAGGAGGAGTTTATTACTGCGTGGCCACAAGTGATCTTGGTAATCAGACGTCTTCAAGTATTCATCTCAATATTGAAG AACCAGCTGGTGGATCTAGCAGTGGAGCACTTCTGGGAGGAATCATTGGGAGCGTCTTACTCATCTGCCTGATTGTTGGAATAATTCT AGCCAAAACACTACAGAGCTGGCAGTTGTAG
- the LOC117828767 gene encoding vascular cell adhesion protein 1-like isoform X1 has product MGVTAALSGKKLMANFSLSVFFLTGALADCPHVTNLHVSTPQEMEALSGSCLQIPCNFSAITEEELGQREIFGVWIKNNPYFGRRPENVVYNSSGTVKIYPMNITGNLRQKQCTTLFSHINSTHEDVYYFRIDFGVFKATALCDPPRITVRDSPHRPSMEIPGDLKEEESVTITCSALTPCPHSPPKLTWSLQSDSLNNMEENTDGTFTTQIQESITLSEHHDGYNITCSATYPVNEGRDVRTAEETKTLSVSYAPKNTSVSISPSGLVSAGTLVNLTCSSRAKPPVSRFTWFRISNNRPVMVSEGESYSLNVTEGGVYYCVATSDLGNQTSSSIHLNIEEPAGGSSSGALLGGIIGSVLLICLIVGIILALTLWGRFKSAHSSQESLSQNTTELAVVEPKKQMEDEEGIHYGEIDFSKQRPSSDQVQDSGQQQETVYAQVKGSGSREATDGPEELYAQVKKD; this is encoded by the exons ATGGGGGTCACAGCAGCCTTGTCTGGGAAGAAGCTGATGGCCAACTTCTCACTGAGTGTCTTCTTTCTCACAG GTGCATTGGCTGATTGTCCTCATGTCACAAACCTCCACGTCTCTACACCTCAGGAGATGGAAGCACTGAGTGGATCTTGTTTACAAATCCCGTGTAACTTTAGCGCTATAACAGAAGAGGAATTAGGCCAGAGAGAAATCTTTGGGGTTTGGATTAAAAATAATCCCTATTTTGGCAGAAGACCTGAAAACGTGGTTTATAACAGTAGTGGGACGGTCAAAATCTATCCAATGAACATCACCGGAAACCTCCGACAGAAACAATGCACCACTTTATTTTCTCATATAAACTCAACACATGAAGATGTATACTACTTCAGAATTGACTTTGGTGTATTCAAGGCAACGGCTTTATGTGATCCTCCTCGAATAACAGTGAGAG ACTCCCCTCACAGACCGAGCATGGAGATCCCAGGagacctgaaggaggaggagtctgtCACTATAACCTGCTCAGCTCTCACTCCCTGTCCACACTCTCCTCCTAAACTCACCTGGAGTCTCCAAAGTGACTCtctcaacaacatggaggaaaacacagatggaACCTTTACAACTCAAATCCAGGAGAgcatcactctgtcagagcacCATGATGGATACAACATCACCTGTTCTGCCACATATCCTGTGAATGAAGGCAGAGATgtgaggacagcagaggagacaaagactCTCAGTGTTTCAT ATGCTCCTAAAAACACCTCAGTGTCCATCAGTCCATCAGGTTTGGTGTCAGCAGGTACCCTGGTTAACCTGACCTGCTCCAGCAGAGCCAAGCCTCCTGTCAGCAGGTTCACCTGGTTCAGGATCAGCAACAACAGACCTGTGATGGTATCTGAAGGAGAGTCTTACAGCCTTAATGTGACTGAAGGAGGAGTTTATTACTGCGTGGCCACAAGTGATCTTGGTAATCAGACGTCTTCAAGTATTCATCTCAATATTGAAG AACCAGCTGGTGGATCTAGCAGTGGAGCACTTCTGGGAGGAATCATTGGGAGCGTCTTACTCATCTGCCTGATTGTTGGAATAATTCT TGCTCTCACTTTATGGGGTCGGTTTAAATCAGCTCATTCATCTCAAGAGAGTCTG AGCCAAAACACTACAGAGCTGGCAGTTGTAGAGCCAAAAAAACAAATGGAAGACGAAGAGGGCATCCATTATGGAGAGATTGACTTCTCCAAGCAGAGACCTTCCTCTGATCAAGTGCAGGACAGTGGACAGCAGCAGGAGACGGTGTATGCACAGGTCAAAGGTTCTGGCTCCAGAGAAGCTACAGACGGCCCTGAAGAACTCTACGCTCAAGTGAAGAAAGATTAa